A region from the Sphingomonas brevis genome encodes:
- the lnt gene encoding apolipoprotein N-acyltransferase codes for MQFLIALVTGALSAFAFQPVSWWPLMILAMAALCELVTRTRSLKGALLIGWAFGVGQFVIGLNWIATAFTFQAAMPAWLGWIAVVLLSLYLAVYPMLAAGLAWRFGEKSRVALVLALAGSWALTEWLRATMFTGFAWNPIGVTLVDTHVIGVSSLIGTYGLSALVALAGGTLWLLARRQWKEGAGLVVIILLTHFLPRPVIAPNEAALKPIRIVQPNIGQNLKWMPGYEQIAAGKLSKLSTLRDQRQELVFWPEAAVTEPLSDNRPGAAPYIAGERSAAAKEISDRDLLLTGGIAFRSSDQRNVDGAANSVFVLGPDGRFVGRYDKAHLVPYGEYLPMRPLLSAIGLSRLAPGDIDFQPGPGAQSLALPEGWGTAGFQLCYEIIFSGHVVDPHHRPDFIFNPSNDAWFGAWGPPQHLAQARLRAAEEGIPVIRSTPTGISALIDARGELIDSIPLGKAGIIWGYLPPSAAPTLFARLGNIIPLALGFLLLIVAIALDRRARYRAI; via the coding sequence ATGCAGTTCCTGATCGCGCTGGTTACCGGCGCCCTTTCCGCATTCGCGTTCCAGCCGGTAAGCTGGTGGCCACTGATGATCCTGGCCATGGCGGCGCTGTGCGAACTAGTAACGCGGACCAGGTCGCTGAAAGGTGCCCTGCTGATCGGCTGGGCGTTCGGAGTCGGGCAATTCGTCATCGGTCTCAACTGGATCGCTACCGCTTTCACCTTCCAGGCGGCGATGCCGGCCTGGCTCGGTTGGATCGCGGTAGTCCTGCTGTCGCTCTACCTTGCGGTCTATCCGATGCTGGCAGCCGGATTGGCTTGGCGGTTCGGCGAGAAGAGCCGTGTCGCGCTGGTGCTGGCCCTGGCCGGAAGTTGGGCACTGACCGAATGGCTGCGCGCGACGATGTTCACCGGCTTCGCCTGGAACCCGATCGGCGTCACGCTGGTCGACACCCATGTCATCGGCGTCAGCAGTCTGATCGGGACCTACGGGCTTTCGGCGCTGGTCGCATTGGCCGGCGGAACTCTCTGGCTGCTCGCCCGGCGCCAGTGGAAGGAAGGTGCCGGTCTCGTCGTTATCATCCTGCTGACTCATTTTCTCCCGCGACCGGTGATCGCGCCCAATGAGGCAGCGCTGAAGCCGATCCGCATCGTGCAGCCAAACATCGGCCAGAATCTAAAATGGATGCCGGGTTACGAGCAGATTGCGGCGGGCAAGCTGAGCAAATTGTCGACTCTGCGCGACCAGCGGCAGGAACTGGTCTTTTGGCCCGAGGCAGCGGTGACCGAACCCCTATCGGACAACCGGCCTGGCGCAGCGCCATACATCGCCGGAGAGCGATCGGCGGCGGCCAAAGAGATTTCCGATCGCGACCTGCTGCTAACCGGCGGTATCGCGTTCCGTTCCAGCGACCAGCGCAACGTCGATGGCGCGGCCAACAGCGTGTTCGTGCTTGGCCCGGACGGCAGATTCGTCGGACGTTACGACAAGGCGCATCTGGTGCCCTATGGCGAATATCTGCCGATGCGGCCCTTGCTTTCCGCCATTGGCCTGTCGCGGCTGGCCCCTGGAGATATTGATTTCCAGCCCGGACCGGGCGCGCAAAGCCTTGCCCTTCCCGAAGGTTGGGGAACGGCCGGTTTCCAGCTCTGTTACGAGATTATCTTTTCCGGCCATGTCGTCGATCCGCACCATCGCCCGGACTTCATCTTCAATCCGTCGAACGACGCCTGGTTTGGCGCCTGGGGCCCGCCGCAGCACCTTGCACAGGCGCGGCTCAGGGCCGCGGAGGAAGGCATTCCGGTCATCCGCTCGACCCCCACCGGGATCAGCGCGCTGATCGACGCCCGCGGTGAGCTGATCGATTCCATCCCGCTCGGCAAGGCAGGGATCATCTGGGGCTACCTGCCGCCCAGTGCGGCGCCGACCCTGTTCGCGCGGCTTGGCAACATCATTCCGCTGGCGTTGGGCTTCCTGTTGCTCATCGTCGCGATTGCACTCGACCGTCGCGCTCGCTACAGGGCCATATAA
- the metK gene encoding methionine adenosyltransferase produces the protein MRNSYLFTSESVSEGHPDKVADQISDAIVDLFISKDPEARVACETLTTTNRVVLAGEIRGQGIMDREGNWAEGIREEIEQAVRQTVKRIGYEQAGFHWDRLDFANHLHPQSAHIAQGVDASGNKDEGAGDQGIMFGFACDETPDLMPATLDYSHKILERMAADRHAGRAPFLEPDAKSQVTLRFENGKPVAATAIVVSTQHKKGYDQGDKEAELHAYVKRVVGEVLPAELLTSETVYHINPTGSFEIGGPEGDAGITGRKIIVDTYGGAAPHGGGAFSGKDPTKVDRSAAYAARYLAKNIVAAKLATRCTIQLAYAIGVSEPLSLYVDTHGTGPELTGFGDDAIEAAIGRIAKLGRLTPRGIRTHLGLNKPIYSATAAYGHFGRKAEGDLFPWEKTDLVEDLKTALQEVVTVAA, from the coding sequence ATGCGCAATAGCTACCTCTTCACTTCCGAATCGGTTTCCGAAGGCCATCCCGACAAGGTCGCCGACCAGATCAGCGACGCGATCGTCGACCTGTTCATTTCCAAGGACCCGGAAGCACGCGTTGCCTGCGAAACGCTGACGACGACCAACCGAGTGGTGCTGGCCGGCGAAATCCGCGGCCAGGGGATCATGGATCGCGAAGGCAATTGGGCCGAGGGCATTCGCGAGGAGATTGAGCAGGCGGTCCGCCAGACGGTGAAGCGGATCGGCTATGAGCAGGCAGGTTTCCATTGGGACCGCCTCGACTTCGCCAATCACCTTCACCCGCAGTCGGCGCACATCGCGCAGGGCGTCGACGCCAGCGGCAACAAGGATGAAGGCGCCGGCGACCAGGGCATAATGTTCGGCTTCGCCTGCGACGAGACGCCCGACCTGATGCCGGCGACTCTCGATTACAGCCATAAGATCCTCGAGCGGATGGCAGCCGACCGTCATGCCGGCCGCGCCCCGTTCCTGGAGCCGGATGCCAAGAGCCAGGTCACGCTCCGGTTCGAAAACGGCAAGCCCGTGGCGGCAACCGCGATCGTCGTTTCGACCCAGCACAAGAAGGGTTATGATCAGGGCGACAAGGAAGCCGAGCTTCATGCCTATGTGAAACGGGTGGTGGGCGAGGTGCTTCCCGCCGAGTTGCTCACCAGCGAAACCGTCTACCACATCAACCCCACCGGCAGCTTCGAGATCGGCGGGCCGGAAGGCGATGCCGGCATTACCGGCCGCAAGATCATCGTCGACACCTATGGCGGCGCAGCACCGCATGGCGGCGGCGCGTTCAGCGGCAAGGACCCGACCAAGGTCGACCGCTCGGCCGCCTATGCGGCGCGCTACCTCGCCAAGAACATCGTCGCGGCCAAGCTCGCGACCCGCTGCACCATCCAGCTCGCCTATGCCATCGGCGTTTCCGAGCCATTGTCGCTCTATGTCGACACGCACGGCACCGGCCCCGAACTGACAGGCTTCGGCGACGACGCGATCGAGGCGGCGATCGGCCGGATCGCCAAGCTCGGCCGGCTGACGCCGCGCGGGATCCGCACCCACCTGGGTCTTAACAAGCCGATCTATTCGGCGACCGCCGCTTATGGCCACTTCGGCCGCAAGGCGGAGGGCGACCTGTTCCCGTGGGAGAAGACCGACCTGGTCGAGGATCTGAAGACGGCGCTGCAGGAAGTGGTGACAGTCGCCGCTTAA
- a CDS encoding DUF1761 domain-containing protein, whose product MRSGGINWLAVITAAVVIYAIGFVIYGLLMAPDAYMALSGMTEGDKATAMSRMMYSPLMPILTAAFMAVLFKWGNVADAVTGVKWAIVIGLASAVPTVLYGWVYDGVDTNMTLIDSAHLLLGHIAAGAILGGWK is encoded by the coding sequence ATGCGCTCTGGTGGAATCAACTGGCTGGCGGTTATCACCGCGGCGGTCGTCATCTACGCAATCGGTTTCGTCATCTACGGACTGCTGATGGCGCCCGATGCCTATATGGCACTGTCCGGCATGACTGAGGGTGACAAGGCCACGGCGATGTCGCGGATGATGTACAGTCCTCTGATGCCAATCCTGACCGCCGCATTCATGGCGGTGCTCTTCAAATGGGGCAATGTCGCCGACGCCGTGACCGGCGTGAAATGGGCGATTGTGATCGGCTTGGCTTCGGCTGTTCCGACCGTGCTTTATGGTTGGGTCTATGACGGCGTCGATACCAATATGACGCTGATCGACAGCGCCCACCTGCTGCTCGGCCACATCGCTGCCGGCGCCATTTTGGGCGGCTGGAAATAA